The following proteins are co-located in the Acidobacteriota bacterium genome:
- a CDS encoding prenyltransferase: MEYVLGPMRLPFLIITPACVLLGLGTAVWSTEKVSGLYFLLALIGAISAHISVNAFNEYFDFKSGLDARTTRTPFSGGSGTLLEKPEFARLALITALIAFAITGLIGLYFIYVRGLSLLPLGVLGLLVIAAYTPWFVHNPFLSLISPGLGFGTLMVMGTDFVLTGRYSWTAFIASLVPFFLVNDLLLLNQFPDIEADRSVGRRNFPIILGSRRSSLIYGAFLLMAYLSIVLGVILGYLPHISLIGLLTLVIAIPAFIGAYRHGEETKRLIPYMILNVIINVVTPVLVAIGLLLG, from the coding sequence ATGGAATATGTACTTGGACCGATGCGTCTTCCATTTTTGATCATAACTCCTGCCTGTGTTTTGTTGGGGCTCGGTACGGCAGTCTGGTCAACTGAGAAGGTGAGTGGTCTTTATTTTCTTCTGGCGCTCATCGGAGCGATTTCTGCCCATATCAGCGTGAATGCCTTCAATGAGTACTTTGATTTCAAAAGCGGTCTGGACGCGAGAACCACGCGCACCCCATTCAGCGGCGGTAGCGGTACATTACTTGAGAAGCCCGAATTCGCACGTCTGGCTCTGATTACCGCGCTCATTGCCTTTGCCATCACAGGCTTGATAGGCTTGTACTTTATCTATGTGAGAGGTTTATCCCTTCTGCCGCTGGGTGTTCTCGGACTTCTGGTCATAGCTGCCTATACCCCCTGGTTTGTCCACAATCCGTTTCTGAGTTTAATTTCACCCGGATTGGGTTTCGGGACACTGATGGTCATGGGCACAGATTTCGTTCTTACAGGCCGATACTCGTGGACGGCATTCATCGCATCGCTGGTGCCCTTCTTCCTGGTCAATGACCTGCTGCTCTTGAATCAGTTTCCGGATATCGAGGCGGATCGAAGCGTGGGCAGAAGAAATTTTCCCATAATCCTCGGCAGCCGGAGGAGCAGCTTGATTTATGGCGCATTCCTTCTCATGGCTTATCTGTCTATTGTCCTTGGAGTCATCCTGGGCTATCTACCGCATATCAGCCTTATAGGGTTGCTTACGCTTGTCATCGCTATTCCCGCCTTTATCGGTGCCTATCGTCATGGTGAAGAAACAAAGAGACTCATTCCATATATGATCTTGAATGTGATCATCAATGTTGTCACTCCTGTTCTGGTTGCCATCGGGTTACTGTTAGGATAG
- the ndhC gene encoding NADH-quinone oxidoreductase subunit A, which produces MYEYFPILILLVIGVVFPVVTLLFAKAIRASKEGEIKLEPYECGIETREQARDRYSVRYYIISVLFVVFDVETIFLFPWAVKYHFLRLFGLIEMGIFLIILLIGYFYAWKKGALEWV; this is translated from the coding sequence ATGTATGAATATTTTCCCATTTTGATCCTTCTCGTCATCGGCGTTGTATTTCCCGTTGTCACCCTCCTCTTCGCCAAAGCCATAAGAGCCAGTAAAGAAGGCGAGATCAAGCTTGAACCATATGAATGTGGGATCGAGACGAGAGAGCAGGCCAGGGATAGATATTCCGTCAGGTATTACATCATCTCCGTTCTCTTCGTTGTCTTCGACGTGGAGACCATATTCCTCTTCCCGTGGGCGGTCAAATATCATTTCCTGAGATTGTTCGGTTTGATCGAGATGGGAATATTCCTCATCATACTGCTCATTGGATATTTCTACGCATGGAAGAAGGGAGCCCTTGAATGGGTCTGA